The following proteins are encoded in a genomic region of Neochlamydia sp. AcF84:
- a CDS encoding Fe-Mn family superoxide dismutase, with amino-acid sequence MAFKYQLPPLPYDFGDLEPVISAEIMNLHYTKHHQTYVNNLNKALEQYEEAQIKAEKSNDPTDLIALQSAIKFNGGGHINHSIFWTNLAPKNQGGGTVPNGELQNAVKKDFESWEKFIEEFSARTVAIQGSGWGWLGYCKQHHRLQITACENQDPLSPKGLIPLLGIDVWEHAYYLQYKNVRAEYVKNIWDIVNWKNVEERYKLASAPKTN; translated from the coding sequence ATGGCCTTCAAATATCAACTTCCCCCTCTACCCTATGATTTTGGCGATTTAGAACCTGTCATTAGTGCAGAAATCATGAACTTACATTACACTAAGCACCATCAAACGTATGTCAACAATCTCAATAAGGCTCTTGAGCAGTATGAAGAAGCCCAAATAAAAGCCGAGAAATCCAACGATCCTACCGATTTAATTGCTCTGCAATCTGCTATTAAATTTAATGGCGGTGGACACATTAATCATAGCATTTTTTGGACAAATCTAGCACCTAAGAACCAAGGCGGCGGTACAGTACCCAATGGTGAGTTACAAAATGCCGTTAAAAAAGATTTTGAGTCATGGGAAAAATTCATTGAAGAGTTTAGCGCCCGCACGGTGGCCATTCAGGGTTCTGGATGGGGATGGCTGGGCTATTGCAAGCAACACCATCGCTTGCAAATTACCGCGTGTGAAAACCAGGATCCCTTATCTCCTAAAGGTTTGATTCCTCTGCTCGGCATTGACGTCTGGGAACATGCCTATTATCTCCAGTATAAAAACGTAAGAGCCGAATATGTGAAAAATATTTGGGATATTGTTAATTGGAAAAATGTCGAAGAGCGTTATAAACTGGCCAGTGCCCCTAAAACCAACTGA
- the hemC gene encoding hydroxymethylbilane synthase, with translation MQSLSIKVGARSSALSKAQVKEVYQELCRHHAHLIFENIYLETTGDKDRLTSLRHMGKTDFFTKEIDLLLLTQQCRLAIHSAKDLPDPLPAGLVLAAITHGVNPADVLVLRPGQTLEDLPPGACIATSSLRREERVKELRKDLTFCDLRGTIPERLELLEKGQADGVVVAEAALIRLNLTHLNRIKLPGETVPYQGQLALICREDDTEIIELMSCLDSRKPQPQILYLGIDLPEQHKKSINFIHYPIICIHPRASHETDIQKGFQDFLSYTHLIFTSKSAVHIFFKLFSHYGYKIHHLHNKEVICVGSQTAKAFASYATLSPLTPPVETAEGMVDFLQSLSLANPYFFWPHSALSRSVLADFFIQQKWRFRACILYDTFLNKNLRPLDLTLIEEIHFTSPSTVNAFIEKFGSLPKDKRLKAIGPITQQHLMQRLNFS, from the coding sequence ATGCAAAGCTTGTCAATTAAAGTAGGTGCGCGTTCTTCTGCCTTATCTAAAGCTCAGGTTAAAGAAGTTTATCAAGAACTTTGCCGCCATCATGCCCATCTCATATTTGAAAATATTTACCTTGAAACAACAGGTGATAAAGATCGTCTCACTTCGCTGCGCCACATGGGTAAGACAGATTTCTTTACAAAGGAAATTGATCTTCTCCTTCTAACCCAACAGTGTCGTTTAGCTATACACTCAGCTAAAGATCTTCCCGATCCCCTTCCTGCAGGCCTAGTGCTCGCAGCTATTACTCATGGAGTAAACCCTGCAGATGTATTAGTGCTAAGGCCGGGGCAAACTCTTGAGGATCTTCCTCCAGGAGCCTGTATTGCCACCTCCTCTCTACGTCGTGAAGAAAGGGTAAAAGAATTACGTAAAGACCTAACTTTTTGCGATTTAAGAGGAACTATTCCCGAAAGATTGGAGTTGCTTGAAAAAGGACAAGCTGATGGCGTAGTCGTAGCTGAAGCAGCTTTAATTCGTCTTAATCTTACCCATCTAAATCGCATTAAGCTACCAGGGGAAACTGTGCCTTATCAAGGACAATTAGCCCTCATATGCCGAGAAGATGATACGGAAATAATTGAGCTAATGAGCTGTTTAGATAGCCGCAAGCCACAGCCGCAAATCCTTTATCTGGGTATAGATCTTCCCGAACAACACAAAAAAAGCATTAACTTTATTCATTATCCTATCATTTGCATTCACCCACGCGCCTCCCACGAAACTGATATTCAAAAAGGCTTTCAAGATTTTTTATCTTACACTCACTTAATTTTTACTAGCAAAAGTGCAGTGCATATTTTTTTTAAACTTTTTTCTCATTATGGATATAAAATCCATCATTTACATAATAAAGAAGTCATTTGCGTCGGCTCTCAGACAGCCAAAGCTTTTGCAAGCTATGCCACCCTTTCTCCTTTAACTCCTCCTGTAGAAACGGCTGAAGGCATGGTAGATTTTTTGCAAAGTTTATCCCTCGCCAATCCTTATTTTTTTTGGCCCCATTCTGCTCTTTCGCGCTCCGTCCTTGCCGATTTTTTTATCCAGCAAAAATGGCGTTTTCGTGCATGTATTCTCTACGATACTTTCCTTAATAAAAATTTGCGACCTCTAGATTTAACCCTTATTGAGGAAATTCATTTCACCAGCCCTTCTACAGTCAATGCTTTTATAGAGAAATTTGGTAGCCTTCCTAAAGACAAAAGGCTTAAAGCTATTGGACCTATCACGCAGCAGCATCTAATGCAGCGATTAAATTTTTCTTAA
- a CDS encoding leucine-rich repeat domain-containing protein, translated as MMPSVSFSNTQPNFRLAVSENIEDAVSGKLMTRAVTVFPCGHTLNEDTVIQCLARNKLCPLDSQLIERHTPNPTIRLHAQIAETEFLSEFFRERYIALLIHLLNEPSIKAIPSLASLLENQSKTLMSQLGEQLTQEEMINYKWTKNLLDENKKVRLFVFKRLQQSYQSSLSTPSLSGTSNEIECYPHPSVSPLSMSSLYSAILQIHFPSGDGSLIKQAPILDKIYEIEPTLSTEEKVAHIFQKIFTLEAFFSPPEVERNSRESKTFTLSNYCYYLLNISRLLLWHHLPGGRKYLNQPLIQALPLKSKAELLIPCIKEYYAHLNYLNLNSLSFICLPPEIGQLSQLRQLYLQDNQLTTLPAAIGQLSQLQRLYLYNNYLNTLPENIGQLSQLKELFLSNNRLSALPESIGQLCQLQYLFLSTNQLRALPKSSGQLSQLRLLYLDNNQLTSLPKVIGQFSQLQQLNLSNNPFTTIPPFLKSEEIVLHKKCYLVSLQEDR; from the coding sequence ATGATGCCATCCGTTTCTTTCTCTAACACCCAACCAAATTTTCGACTTGCTGTCTCAGAAAATATAGAAGACGCGGTCTCAGGAAAGCTGATGACTCGAGCAGTTACAGTATTTCCTTGCGGTCATACTCTTAATGAAGATACTGTCATTCAATGCTTAGCCCGCAATAAACTTTGTCCTCTTGATAGCCAACTTATAGAGAGGCATACACCCAACCCTACTATCAGGCTCCACGCTCAAATTGCTGAGACCGAGTTTTTATCAGAATTTTTTAGAGAGCGCTATATTGCCCTTTTGATCCATCTTTTAAATGAACCTTCTATTAAAGCAATTCCTTCCCTGGCTAGCTTATTAGAAAATCAATCCAAAACTTTAATGAGCCAACTCGGTGAACAGCTAACCCAAGAAGAAATGATAAATTATAAGTGGACAAAGAATTTATTAGATGAAAATAAAAAAGTTAGACTATTTGTCTTCAAAAGGCTGCAGCAGTCTTACCAAAGCTCTCTTTCCACCCCTTCTTTATCTGGCACCTCGAACGAAATTGAATGCTACCCTCATCCATCCGTGTCTCCCCTTTCTATGTCCTCGCTTTACAGCGCAATCCTCCAGATTCATTTTCCTAGTGGAGATGGAAGTCTTATAAAACAGGCTCCTATTTTAGATAAGATCTATGAAATTGAGCCTACTCTTTCTACAGAGGAAAAAGTGGCCCACATCTTTCAAAAAATTTTTACCTTAGAGGCTTTTTTTTCTCCACCGGAAGTAGAAAGAAATAGCAGAGAAAGCAAAACCTTTACCCTTTCTAATTACTGCTACTACTTATTAAATATTAGTCGCCTCTTACTCTGGCATCACCTACCGGGAGGAAGGAAGTATTTAAATCAACCCCTTATTCAAGCCCTACCCTTAAAGAGTAAAGCAGAGCTATTAATCCCTTGTATAAAAGAGTACTATGCCCACCTTAATTATCTGAATTTAAATTCCTTAAGCTTCATATGTTTGCCGCCAGAGATCGGGCAGCTTTCCCAGCTGCGGCAACTTTACTTGCAAGATAACCAGCTAACTACTCTTCCAGCGGCTATCGGCCAACTCTCCCAGCTGCAACGGCTCTACTTATACAACAACTATTTAAATACTCTGCCTGAAAACATCGGGCAACTTTCCCAATTGAAAGAGCTTTTTTTGTCCAATAATAGATTAAGTGCACTCCCTGAAAGTATTGGGCAACTTTGCCAATTGCAATACCTTTTTTTATCCACTAATCAATTAAGAGCTCTTCCTAAAAGTAGTGGGCAGCTCTCTCAACTGAGACTGCTTTACTTAGATAACAACCAGCTAACATCTCTTCCTAAAGTCATAGGCCAGTTTTCTCAACTTCAGCAGCTGAACTTAAGCAATAACCCTTTTACTACTATTCCTCCGTTTCTTAAGAGCGAAGAAATCGTCCTACATAAAAAGTGTTATTTAGTTTCCCTTCAAGAGGATAGATAA
- the accD gene encoding acetyl-CoA carboxylase, carboxyltransferase subunit beta: MGLFSRNKPKIKIQTTKKDGYSGWLKCTHCHELIHANELQQNMNCCPKCEYHYRLTTEERIKNLSDENSFQEMYKDLEPVDALNFVDTETYPKRLASAREKSGHNEAAIVGTCRINGNLVALGILDFNFMAGSMGSVVGEKLTLLMEYALAHRIPLLIVSTSGGARMQESILSLMQMAKTSAALAKLHEAKIPYISVLTNPTTGGVTASFASLGDIIMAEPNALICFAGPRVIEQVIGQQLPPGAQKSEFLLHHGMIDCIVNRQELKHKISEVLYFLTNNEENNHKDEHSFLAYPSLNNLTKADQPCR, translated from the coding sequence ATGGGATTATTCTCAAGGAATAAACCTAAAATAAAAATTCAAACAACCAAAAAAGATGGGTATAGCGGATGGCTAAAATGTACACATTGCCATGAACTTATCCACGCGAATGAGCTGCAGCAAAACATGAATTGCTGTCCTAAATGTGAATACCATTACCGTCTAACCACCGAAGAGCGAATTAAAAATCTTAGCGACGAAAATTCTTTTCAAGAAATGTATAAAGATTTAGAGCCGGTAGATGCACTAAATTTTGTAGATACGGAAACTTATCCCAAGCGTTTAGCAAGTGCTCGAGAAAAATCAGGGCATAACGAAGCAGCTATAGTAGGCACGTGTAGAATTAATGGCAACCTAGTAGCTTTAGGGATATTGGATTTTAATTTTATGGCAGGATCCATGGGCTCGGTAGTAGGTGAAAAGCTGACTCTCTTAATGGAATATGCATTAGCCCACAGAATACCCCTTCTTATTGTCTCTACTTCTGGCGGGGCTCGCATGCAAGAATCGATCCTCTCCCTCATGCAAATGGCTAAAACATCGGCAGCACTTGCCAAGCTTCACGAAGCTAAAATCCCTTATATTTCTGTTTTAACTAATCCGACTACAGGTGGAGTAACGGCTTCCTTTGCCTCTTTAGGAGATATTATTATGGCAGAACCTAATGCCTTGATTTGCTTTGCCGGTCCGCGAGTAATTGAGCAGGTTATTGGGCAGCAGCTGCCGCCGGGCGCTCAAAAGTCGGAATTTCTTCTCCATCATGGGATGATCGATTGCATTGTTAATCGGCAAGAGTTAAAGCATAAAATTTCTGAAGTTCTTTACTTTCTTACCAATAACGAAGAAAACAACCATAAAGACGAGCATTCTTTTCTTGCTTATCCTTCTTTAAATAATCTTACTAAAGCCGATCAACCTTGTAGGTAA
- the dut gene encoding dUTP diphosphatase: MNPGLSVEVLVLSPDVSWLPQYVSSGAAGADVRAYLKEPLVLAAGASCLIPTGLRMAIPQGYEIQVRPRSGLALKNQVTVLNTPGTIDADYRGEIGIILINHGKQDFIVTPGMRIAQFVLAPVTVGNFILSEKLTDTARGEGGFGHTGSH; this comes from the coding sequence ATGAACCCTGGCCTTTCTGTTGAAGTTCTCGTTTTATCACCTGACGTTAGCTGGCTACCTCAGTATGTTTCTTCTGGTGCTGCAGGTGCCGACGTTAGAGCTTATCTTAAAGAACCTTTGGTTCTTGCTGCCGGAGCCTCTTGCTTAATTCCTACTGGTCTACGAATGGCTATTCCTCAAGGATATGAAATCCAAGTAAGACCTCGCAGTGGCTTAGCTTTAAAAAACCAAGTGACTGTTCTTAATACTCCTGGTACAATTGATGCCGATTACAGAGGTGAAATAGGAATTATTCTTATTAACCATGGTAAGCAAGATTTTATAGTTACACCTGGCATGCGTATCGCCCAATTTGTTCTGGCGCCTGTAACGGTAGGAAACTTTATCTTGTCCGAAAAGCTTACAGACACTGCTCGCGGTGAGGGTGGCTTCGGTCATACAGGAAGCCATTAA
- a CDS encoding PTS sugar transporter subunit IIA — translation MMIKISKYLDSRNILFMSAEDRDEALHTIVENLHQNRFLHDKEAFYQAILEREKVVSTGIGMGVAIPHAKLKGYESFFIAIGILQKGVDWNSLDGSPVRIIIMIGGPDDKQTEYLQILSALTTAVKDENRRKKMLTLNSAEAIMTLFKGF, via the coding sequence ATGATGATCAAAATTTCAAAGTATTTGGACTCTCGAAATATTCTTTTTATGTCAGCTGAAGATCGCGATGAAGCCCTCCATACTATAGTAGAAAATCTTCATCAAAATCGTTTTTTACATGACAAAGAGGCTTTTTACCAAGCTATTCTTGAAAGAGAAAAAGTTGTTTCCACAGGCATTGGCATGGGAGTTGCTATTCCTCATGCTAAGCTAAAAGGATATGAAAGCTTTTTTATTGCTATTGGCATCCTGCAAAAAGGAGTGGATTGGAATTCTTTAGATGGCAGTCCAGTACGCATCATTATAATGATTGGCGGCCCTGATGACAAACAAACCGAGTATCTTCAAATCCTTTCTGCACTAACAACTGCCGTTAAAGATGAAAATAGAAGAAAAAAAATGTTAACATTGAATTCGGCAGAAGCTATTATGACTTTGTTTAAAGGATTTTAA
- a CDS encoding leucine-rich repeat domain-containing protein yields the protein MNPFIPPITLGHLPNEVLASILERCPHPSLFSICSRWHDLLSDKVIPPLYRKIGNIHFPNGNVTEQALIIDKIYELDTRLPLVKKVDKIFKQTFILAKSLSPLEFKWKTEEKKYFTLANYCFYLVNINRLLMWKELGGGGEYLEKEEIKALSLEKKGELFRAWIERYGIDIKHIALKKNDMTYLPSEIGLFPQLQTLILDQNQLTILPTEIGQLSQLQKLYLSSNQLITLPIEIGQLPQLQVLNLDQNQLTTLPTEIGQLSQLQLLSLKYNKLAALPAEIDQLSQLQGLYLDNNQIAVLPRKIGCLSLLQELVLDHNQLSSLPAEIGQLSELQNLCINNNLISSLPSEIGCLSQLQELALDHNQLSSLPAEIGQLSELQHLCINNNLLTSLPAEVGQLLNLERLYVSHNLLTFLPHEIGRLSQLQELVLDHNQLSSLPAEIGQLSELQDLYVSNNLLTSLPREVGRLSQLQELALDHNRLRSLPAEIGQLSGLQNLYINNNLLASLPAEVGQWLELKRLYVSHNLLTSLPHEIGHLSQLQELVLDHNQLSSLPAEIGQLSELQELYVSHNLLTSLPLEIGRFSQLQELALGHNQLSFLPAEIGQLSELQNLYINNNLLTSLPSEIGRLSKLYELSLEYNQLYVLPSQIGKLFKLRVLTLHHNLLTTLPAEIEHLFDLERLALEYNQLISLPIQIGKLFHLQALTLDHNQLTTLPADMRWLFQLQKLTLDNNQLTALFAEIDRLFQLKFLTLDHNQLTTIPAEIGLLPQLQELILAYNQLTNLPTEIGNLSRLTILNLDHNQLTTLPAEVGQLTQLQMLTLDHNQLTVLPVEIGQLTYLQLLSLKYNKLAAFPVEVDQLLDLERLYVSNNLLTSLPHEIGRLSQLQELALDHNQLSSLPAEIGRLSGLQNLYINNNLLISLPVEVGQLSELQDLYVSNNLLTSLPHEIGRLSQLQELALDHNQLSSLPAQIGQLSGLQNLYINNNLLTSLPAEVGQLLELKRLGVSHNLLTSLPHEIGCLSQLQELVLGHNRLSSLSAEVGQLLELKRLCVSHNLLNSLPYEIGRFSQLQELVLGHNRLSSLPAQIGQLSGLQNLYINNNLLASLPAEVGQLLELKRLYVSHNLLTSLPLEIGRFSQLQELALGHNQLSFLPIEIGQLSELQNLYINNNLITSLPSEIGRLSKLYELSLEYNQLYVLPSQIGKLFKLRVLTLHHNLLTTLPAEIEHLFDLERLALEYNQLISLPIQIGKLFHLQALTLDHNQLTTLPADMRWLFQLQKLTLDNNQLTALFAEIDRLFQLKFLTLDHNQLTTIPAEIGQLTQLQVLTLDHN from the coding sequence ATGAACCCCTTTATCCCTCCTATTACTCTTGGGCATTTGCCCAATGAAGTTTTAGCCTCTATCCTTGAGCGCTGCCCTCACCCCTCTTTATTTAGCATTTGCTCCCGCTGGCATGATCTTCTATCTGATAAAGTGATCCCTCCCCTGTATAGAAAGATAGGTAACATTCATTTCCCTAACGGAAATGTTACTGAGCAGGCTCTTATCATAGATAAAATTTATGAATTAGATACTCGGCTGCCTCTTGTAAAAAAGGTAGATAAAATTTTTAAGCAAACTTTTATATTAGCTAAATCTCTTTCTCCTTTAGAATTCAAATGGAAAACCGAGGAAAAGAAATATTTTACCCTCGCTAATTACTGTTTTTACCTTGTAAATATCAACCGCCTCTTAATGTGGAAAGAACTGGGCGGAGGAGGAGAATATTTAGAAAAAGAAGAAATTAAAGCTTTATCTTTAGAAAAAAAAGGAGAGCTTTTTAGAGCATGGATTGAAAGATATGGCATCGATATCAAACATATAGCCCTAAAAAAAAATGATATGACTTATTTACCTTCTGAAATAGGCTTGTTTCCTCAGCTACAAACGCTTATCTTGGATCAAAACCAGCTCACTATTCTTCCTACAGAGATCGGGCAGCTATCTCAGCTGCAAAAGCTTTATTTAAGCTCCAATCAACTCATTACTCTTCCTATAGAAATAGGACAGTTACCTCAGTTGCAAGTGCTTAATTTAGACCAAAATCAGCTCACTACTCTTCCTACAGAGATCGGGCAGTTGTCTCAGTTGCAGCTGCTCTCTTTAAAGTACAATAAACTAGCTGCTCTTCCTGCCGAAATCGATCAACTGTCTCAACTGCAAGGCCTTTACTTAGACAACAATCAGATAGCAGTTCTTCCTCGCAAAATAGGATGTTTATCTCTGTTGCAAGAGCTTGTCTTAGATCATAATCAACTTAGCTCTCTTCCTGCCGAGATAGGCCAGCTATCTGAACTGCAAAATCTTTGCATAAACAATAATCTAATCTCTTCCCTTCCTAGCGAAATAGGATGTTTATCTCAGCTGCAAGAGCTTGCCTTAGACCATAACCAACTTAGCTCTCTTCCTGCCGAGATAGGCCAGCTATCTGAACTACAACACCTTTGCATAAATAACAACCTGCTTACTTCTCTTCCTGCTGAAGTAGGTCAGTTGCTGAATCTAGAAAGGCTTTACGTAAGCCACAATCTACTTACCTTCCTTCCTCACGAAATAGGACGCTTATCTCAGTTGCAAGAGCTTGTCTTAGATCATAATCAACTTAGCTCTCTTCCTGCCGAGATAGGTCAGCTATCTGAACTACAAGATCTTTACGTAAGCAACAATCTACTTACTTCCCTTCCTCGCGAAGTAGGACGTTTATCTCAGCTGCAAGAGCTTGCCTTAGACCATAACCGACTTAGATCTCTTCCTGCCGAGATAGGTCAGCTATCTGGACTACAAAACCTTTACATAAATAACAACCTACTTGCTTCTCTTCCTGCCGAGGTAGGCCAGTGGCTGGAACTAAAAAGGCTTTACGTAAGCCACAATCTACTTACCTCTCTTCCTCACGAAATAGGACACTTATCTCAGTTGCAAGAGCTTGTCTTAGACCATAACCAACTTAGCTCTCTTCCTGCCGAGATAGGCCAGCTATCTGAACTACAAGAGCTTTACGTAAGCCACAATCTACTTACTTCCCTTCCTCTCGAAATAGGACGCTTCTCTCAGCTGCAAGAGCTTGCCTTAGGCCATAACCAGCTTAGCTTTCTTCCTGCCGAGATAGGTCAACTATCTGAACTACAAAACCTTTACATAAACAATAATCTACTCACTTCTCTTCCTAGCGAAATAGGACGTTTATCTAAACTATACGAACTTAGCTTAGAATATAATCAACTCTATGTTCTTCCTTCTCAGATAGGAAAGTTATTTAAGCTACGGGTGCTTACCCTACACCATAACCTACTCACAACCCTTCCTGCCGAAATAGAACACTTATTTGACCTTGAAAGACTTGCTTTAGAATATAATCAACTCATCTCTCTTCCTATACAGATAGGGAAGCTATTTCATTTACAAGCGCTCACCCTAGATCATAACCAACTGACTACTCTTCCTGCAGACATGAGATGGCTTTTTCAGTTGCAAAAGCTTACTTTAGATAACAACCAGCTTACCGCTCTTTTTGCAGAGATAGACCGCCTGTTTCAGCTAAAATTCCTTACCCTAGACCATAATCAACTTACCACTATCCCTGCCGAGATAGGCCTATTGCCTCAGCTACAGGAGCTCATACTAGCTTATAATCAACTCACTAATCTTCCTACCGAGATAGGCAATCTATCCCGCTTAACAATCCTTAACCTTGATCATAATCAGCTTACCACTCTTCCTGCCGAAGTAGGACAATTAACTCAGCTTCAAATGCTTACCTTAGACCATAATCAGCTTACCGTTCTTCCGGTTGAGATAGGTCAACTGACGTATTTACAACTGCTCTCTTTAAAGTACAATAAACTAGCTGCTTTTCCTGTCGAAGTAGATCAGTTGCTGGATCTAGAAAGGCTTTACGTAAGCAACAATCTACTTACCTCCCTTCCTCACGAAATAGGACGCTTATCTCAGCTGCAAGAGCTTGCCTTAGACCATAACCAACTTAGCTCTCTTCCTGCCGAGATAGGCCGGCTATCTGGGCTACAAAACCTTTATATAAATAACAACCTACTTATTTCTCTTCCTGTCGAAGTAGGCCAGCTATCTGAACTACAAGATCTTTACGTAAGCAACAATCTACTTACTTCCCTTCCTCACGAAATAGGACGCTTATCTCAGCTGCAAGAGCTTGCCTTAGACCATAACCAACTTAGCTCTCTTCCTGCCCAGATAGGCCAGCTATCTGGACTACAAAACCTTTACATAAATAACAACCTGCTTACTTCTCTTCCTGCCGAAGTAGGCCAGTTGCTGGAACTAAAAAGGCTGGGCGTAAGCCATAATCTACTTACTTCCCTTCCTCACGAAATAGGATGCTTATCTCAGTTGCAAGAGCTTGTTTTAGGTCATAACCGACTTAGCTCTCTTTCTGCCGAAGTAGGCCAGTTGCTGGAACTAAAAAGGCTTTGTGTAAGCCACAATCTACTTAACTCCCTTCCTTACGAGATAGGACGCTTCTCTCAGTTACAAGAGCTTGTCTTAGGCCATAACCGACTTAGCTCTCTTCCTGCCCAGATAGGTCAGCTATCTGGACTACAAAACCTTTACATAAATAACAACCTACTTGCTTCTCTTCCTGCCGAAGTAGGCCAGTTGCTGGAACTAAAAAGGCTTTACGTAAGCCACAATCTACTTACTTCCCTTCCTCTCGAAATAGGACGCTTCTCTCAGCTGCAAGAGCTTGCCTTAGGCCATAACCAGCTTAGCTTTCTTCCTATCGAGATAGGTCAACTATCTGAACTACAAAATCTTTACATAAACAATAACCTAATTACTTCTCTCCCTAGCGAAATAGGACGTTTATCTAAACTATACGAACTTAGCTTAGAATATAATCAACTCTATGTTCTTCCTTCTCAGATAGGAAAGTTATTTAAGCTACGGGTGCTTACCCTACACCATAACCTACTCACAACCCTTCCTGCCGAAATAGAACACTTATTTGACCTTGAAAGACTTGCTTTAGAATATAATCAACTCATCTCTCTTCCTATACAGATAGGGAAGCTATTTCATTTACAAGCGCTCACCCTAGATCATAACCAACTGACTACTCTTCCTGCAGACATGAGATGGCTTTTTCAGTTGCAAAAGCTTACTTTAGATAACAACCAGCTTACCGCTCTTTTTGCAGAGATAGACCGCCTGTTTCAGCTAAAATTCCTTACCTTAGACCATAATCAACTTACCACTATTCCTGCCGAGATAGGGCAATTAACTCAGCTTCAAGTGCTTACCTTAGACCATAATTAG
- a CDS encoding PTS sugar transporter subunit IIA — MDLKIKDVADLLNVSEKTICRWLNEGKIPSYQINQQHLFNRNEIEDWVLSQKIPEASFDHPTAIPDPSPIKGGIKQFSLYRALHKGDVLIDIMGDTKEEVIRQTMQRMAKSLNLDAEGISHLLLDREKLQPTALNNGIGIPHTRDFLLNAHYDVVVVAYSKNPIDYGALDGKPVHTLFFLFACDDKRHLHLLAKIAHLVNHPNTLEFLQSKPPKEEFLNYIKNFESSIK; from the coding sequence GTGGACTTAAAAATCAAAGATGTGGCCGATTTATTAAATGTTTCTGAAAAAACCATTTGTCGTTGGTTAAACGAGGGAAAAATCCCTTCTTACCAGATTAACCAGCAACATCTCTTTAACCGCAATGAAATTGAAGATTGGGTTCTAAGTCAAAAAATCCCTGAAGCTTCCTTTGACCATCCTACCGCTATTCCTGATCCTTCTCCTATCAAAGGTGGTATTAAGCAATTTAGCCTTTATCGCGCTTTACATAAAGGTGATGTGTTAATCGATATTATGGGGGACACTAAAGAAGAAGTTATTCGCCAGACAATGCAAAGGATGGCCAAAAGTTTGAATTTAGACGCAGAAGGTATCTCTCATCTTCTTCTGGATCGTGAAAAGCTTCAACCTACCGCTTTAAATAATGGGATAGGCATTCCCCATACTCGTGATTTTCTTCTTAACGCCCATTATGATGTAGTCGTCGTAGCCTATTCCAAAAATCCTATCGATTACGGTGCTCTGGATGGTAAGCCCGTTCACACTCTCTTTTTTCTTTTTGCCTGTGATGATAAGCGTCACTTACACTTACTCGCCAAAATTGCTCATCTGGTTAACCACCCTAATACATTGGAATTCTTGCAGAGCAAGCCTCCTAAAGAAGAATTTTTGAATTACATTAAAAATTTTGAATCGTCTATTAAATAG